GGTTGTAGGCGCGCGGGGCCCGCCAGTGGTAGCGCAGCGCCAGCAGCCGCAGCACGAACGCCGTCAGCACCGCGCAACCGCTGCTGAAGGCGTTGAGCGCGTCGAAGCGGATGCAGAGCACGATCATGGTCGCCCCGACGATGGCGGGCACCGCGTACAGGTCGCGGTCCCAGCGCAGCAACGACGGCACCTCGTTGGCCAGCACGTCGCGCAGCACACCGCCGCCGACCGCGGTGGCCAGGCCGAGCGCCGCCGACGCGGTGAGCCCGAGGCCGTAGTCGTACGCCTTCACCGTCCCCGTGACGCAGAAGAGGCCGAGGCCGGCCGCGTCGAAGACGTTGACGCCGAGCTGGATCCGTTCGACCTGCGGGTGCAGGAAGAAGACCAGGCCGGCGGCGAGCAGCGGGGTGGTGAAGTACCCGAGGTCCGTGAAGGCGGCGGGCGGCACCGCGCCGATGATCACGTCACGGAACAGCCCCCCGCCCAGCGCGGTCACCTCGGCGAGCACCGCGATGCCGAAGACATCGAAGTTCTTGCGTACGGCGAGCAGAGCGCCGGAGATCGCGAAGACGAAGATCCCGACGATGTCGAGCGCATGCTGGACGGAGGGCGTGAACAGTTCGTTGAGCACCGGGCAATTGTGCCGGTACTACTCCTTGGAGCCGTCCTCCGAGGCCTCGGAGGCCGCCGCGGGTGTCGCGGCGTCGGGCTCCGCAGCCGCTTCCGCCTCCGCGACCACTGCCGGCTCGGGATCGGGCTCCGGCTCCGCCTTCGCGACCGGGACCAGCTCGACCGCTTCCCGGGCCGCGGCCGGCACCTGCTCCCCCGGCACCTGGTCCGGAGCGTTCTCCGGGTGGTGACAGGCGACCTGGTGGCCGGTCTTCAGCGCGATGAGCGGCGGCTCCTGCGTCTTGCAGATCTCCGTCGCCTTCCAGCACCGGGTGTGGAACCGGCAGCCGCTGGGCGGCGAGATCGGCGAGGGCACATCGCCCTTGAGCAGGATGCGCTCGCTCTTCAGCCCGCGCCGCCGCGGGTCCGGCACCGGCACCGCGGACATCAGGGCCTTGGTGTACGGGTGCATGGGCGCCGAGTACAGCGACTTGCGGTCCGCCAGCTCGACGATCTTGCCCAGGTACATGACCGCGATGCGGTCCGAGACATGGCGGATGACCGAGAGGTCGTGCGCGATGATCACGTACGTGAGCCCGAGCTCGTCCTGGAGGTCGTCCAGCAGGTTGACCACCTGCGCCTGGATCGACACGTCCAGCGCGGAGACGGGCTCGTCGGCGACGACCAGCTTCGGGCGCAGGGCGAGCGCGCGGGCGATGCCGATGCGCTGGCGCTGACCGCCGGAGAACTCGTGCGGGTAGCGGTTGTAGTGC
This genomic interval from Streptomyces sp. NBC_00464 contains the following:
- a CDS encoding ABC transporter ATP-binding protein; its protein translation is MLEKDAKIPEQATASREPLLRVEGLVKHFPIRKGLLGRQTAAVKAVDGIDFEVYPGETLGVVGESGCGKSTMGRLITRLIEPTGGKVEFEGRDITHLSMGKLRPMRRDVQMIFQDPYSSLNPRHTIGTIVSAPFRLQGVEPEGGLKNHVQELLSLVGLSPEHYNRYPHEFSGGQRQRIGIARALALRPKLVVADEPVSALDVSIQAQVVNLLDDLQDELGLTYVIIAHDLSVIRHVSDRIAVMYLGKIVELADRKSLYSAPMHPYTKALMSAVPVPDPRRRGLKSERILLKGDVPSPISPPSGCRFHTRCWKATEICKTQEPPLIALKTGHQVACHHPENAPDQVPGEQVPAAAREAVELVPVAKAEPEPDPEPAVVAEAEAAAEPDAATPAAASEASEDGSKE
- a CDS encoding trimeric intracellular cation channel family protein, whose product is MLNELFTPSVQHALDIVGIFVFAISGALLAVRKNFDVFGIAVLAEVTALGGGLFRDVIIGAVPPAAFTDLGYFTTPLLAAGLVFFLHPQVERIQLGVNVFDAAGLGLFCVTGTVKAYDYGLGLTASAALGLATAVGGGVLRDVLANEVPSLLRWDRDLYAVPAIVGATMIVLCIRFDALNAFSSGCAVLTAFVLRLLALRYHWRAPRAYNRRSATPDEG